A segment of the Streptomyces sp. L2 genome:
CAGCACCACGCCGGACTGTTTGACGCCGAGGGCGGCGGTGGGCTCGTCGAGGATGAGGACCCGGGCGCCGAAGTAGACGGCGCGGGCGATGGCCACGCACTGGCGCTGGCCGCCGGACAGGGTGCCGATGGGCTGTTCGAGGTCGTCGAGGACGATGCCCATGTGGCGCAGTTCCTGGTCGGCGGTGGCCTTCATCCGGGCGATGTCGAGGCGGCGCACGGGCCAGGGGCCGCGGGTCATCTCGGAGCCGAGGAAGAAGTTCCGCCACACCGGCATCAGGGGGACGGTGGCCAGGTCCTGGTAGACGGTGGCGATGCCCCGGTCCAGTGCCTCGCGCGGGGTGGAGAAGCGCACGGGGGTGCCGTCGACTAGGAACTCGCCCTCGGTGTGCTGGTGCAGCCCGGAGATGATTTTGATCAGGGTGGACTTGCCGGCGCCGTTGTCGCCGAGCACACAGGTGACCTGGCCGGCCCGCACGGTCAGGTCGACTCCGTGCAGGGCGCGGATGTTGCCGTAGGACTTGCCCGCGCCGCGCAGTTCGACGAGGGGGCGGCCGGAGGCGGGCGGGGTGTCGGCGACGACCATGCCGTGCGTGCCGCTCTTGTCGCTTTTCATCGGGGTGCTACCTCCGGGTCGCCGTGCGCTGGACCCACAGATTGATCAGGACGGCGCCGAGGAGCATCACGCCGAGGAAGGCCTTGAACCAGTCGGGGTTCCAGCCGGCGTAGACGATGCCCTGGTTGACCATGCCGAACATGAAGGCGCCGAAGACCGGGCCGATCGCCGAGCCGTAGCCGCCGGT
Coding sequences within it:
- a CDS encoding ATP-binding cassette domain-containing protein, whose protein sequence is MKSDKSGTHGMVVADTPPASGRPLVELRGAGKSYGNIRALHGVDLTVRAGQVTCVLGDNGAGKSTLIKIISGLHQHTEGEFLVDGTPVRFSTPREALDRGIATVYQDLATVPLMPVWRNFFLGSEMTRGPWPVRRLDIARMKATADQELRHMGIVLDDLEQPIGTLSGGQRQCVAIARAVYFGARVLILDEPTAALGVKQSGVVLKYIAAARDRGLGVIFITHNPHHAFMVGDHFSVLRLGTLELSAARSDITLEELTNHMAGGAELAALKHELSQVRGVDVDELPESKDLTAPATPTGERPS